In the Tenrec ecaudatus isolate mTenEca1 chromosome 16, mTenEca1.hap1, whole genome shotgun sequence genome, one interval contains:
- the NOC4L gene encoding nucleolar complex protein 4 homolog yields the protein MEPGGGARRALGRLLEAVLGSRSEANGVFDILAALQADSPEEIQDAIRICSRLFGALLERGELFVGRLPPEDAVMTGSQGATHKYKVWMRHRYHSCCNRLGELLAHPSFQVQELALSTLMKFVQLEGTHPLEKPKWEGHYLFPRELFKLVVEGLLSLEEDRALLLSQLHSSLEYDDLRYHAMQAATGALARVTDGRAEVPLPFWNNTFTLLSAISLPRQEGRTPNFYVRHKEPSDKWKVAHLKEHRKAFQVMWLSFLKHKLPISLYKKVLVIMHEAILPHLAQPALMTDFLTSAYDVGGAISLLALNGLFILIHKHNLEYPDFYRKLYSLLEPSVFHVKYRARFFHLADLFLSSSHLPAYLVAAFAKRLSRLALTAPPEALLMVLPFICNLLRRHPACRVLVHRPQGPELDSDPYDPGEPDPAGSHALESSLWELQALQKHYHPAVAKAAGVINQALNVPEASIAPLLELTPYEVFEQDLNKKVPEPVPLEFLPATGLLGQPSDLCAQHFSLS from the exons ATGGAGCCGGGTGGCGGCGCGCGCCGGGCGCTGGGCCGCCTGCTGGAAGCCGTGCTGGGCAGCCGCAGCGAGGCCAACGGGGTCTTCGACATTCTGGCGGCGCTGCAG GCTGACAGCCCGGAGGAGATCCAGGACGCCATCCGCATATGCAGCCGCCTTTTTGGGGCTTTGCTGGAGCGAGGGGAGCTGTTTGTGGGCCGGCTGCCTCCGGAAGACGCGGTCATGACCG GGTCCCAAGGCGCCACACACAAGTACAAGGTGTGGATGCGGCACCGTTACCACAGCTGCTGTAATCGCCTGGGCGAGCTCCTGGCTCACCCCTCCTTTCAGGTCCAG GAGCTGGCACTCAGCACCCTCATGAAGTTTGTGCAGCTGGAAGGTACTCACCCTCTGGAGAAACCCAAGTGGGAGGGCCACTATCTCTTTCCACGGGAACTCTTCAAG CTCGTGGTGGAAGGCTTGCTGTCTCTGGAGGAGGACCGGGCACTGCTGCTCTCCCAGCTGCACAGCTCCCTGGAGTACGATGACCTCCGCTACCACGCCATGCAGGCAGCCACAGGGGCCCTGGCCAGAGTGACCGACGGGCGGGCAGAG GTGCCCCTCCCCTTCTGGAACAACACCTTCACTCTGCTCTCGGCCATCAGCCTGCCTCGCCAGGAGGGCCGCACTCCCAACTTCTACGTGAGGCACAAGG AGCCATCAGACAAATGGAAGGTGGCACACCTGAAG GAACACAGGAAAGCCTTTCAGGTCATGTGGCTAAGCTTCCTCAAGCACAAG CTCCCCATCAGCCTCTACAAGAAGGTGCTGGTGATCATGCACGAGGCCATCCTGCCTCACCTGGCCCAGCCGGCGCTCATGACGGACTTCCTCACCAGTGCTTATGACGTCG GTGGTGCCATCAGCCTCTTGGCCCTAAACGGACTTTTCATCCTGATCCACAAGCACAATCT ggagtaCCCCGACTTCTATCGAAAGCTCTACAGCCTCCTAGAGCCGTCCGTCTTCCATGTCAAGTACCGGGCACGCTTCTTCCACTTGGCCGACCTCTTCTTGTCTTCCTC acaccttcctgcctacctcgtGGCCGCCTTTGCCAAGCGCCTGTCCCGCCTGGCACTCACTGCGCCCCCCGAGGCCCTGCTCATGGTCCTGCCCTTCATCTGCAACCTGCTGCGCCGGCACCCCGCCTGCCGAGTCCTCGTGCACCGGCCCCAGGGCCCTg AGCTAGACTCAGACCCCTACGACCCTGGAGAGCCGGACCCCGCTGGGAGCCATGCCTTGGAGAGCTCACTGTGGGAGCTGCAG GCCTTACAGAAACACTACCACCCTGCGGTGGCCAAGGCCGCCGGCGTCATCAACCAGGCGCTGAACGTCCCTGAGGCCAGTATCGCACCACTGCTGGAGCTCACGCCCTACGAG GTGTTCGAGCAGGACCTGAACAAGAAGGTTCCGGAGCCAGTGCCTTTGGAGTTCCTCCCAGCCACAGGCCTGCTGGGCCAGCCTAGTGACCTCTGTGCCCAGCACTTCTCCCTCAGCTGA